TAGCCATCGTTTTTCTTTTTTTCCAATAATTTAACTCATCTTAACACTATCTTAACTCTTGTTAGCTACTCTAATTCTTATTAATCATTTTATAGTTATATGCAGTTTTTGTGATTTCGAGTGATTTCGAGTGGGTTTAGATGAAAATTGGACGTACCTTTTAAGGGAAACATTAATAACTTTCATTTCTGAAAAAGAGAAATAGTCTTTAATTTGAATATTGAGTTCAGGAGGAAACTACTGCTATGAAGCCTGAAAAACCTGCTCAGAACGCTACTCCTCACCTTCCCGAGGACTATGATGCCCAGATATCCCGGGTTCTCCCTTATTACTCATCCTTTCATCAGGAAACTATCAAGCTCGTCAAATCGCTGCCCTCAAGCCCGAACGTATGGATGGATACCGGATGCGGAACAGGCTCCCTGGTCAATAAGGCGATTGAAGAATTTCTCGACACAAAATTCTTTTTACTCGATCCTTCGAAAGGCATGCTGGATCAAGCAAAGGGAAAATTATTATTTTACCCTGCTGGAAAGGTAGAATTTCTGAAAGCCTCCTCTACTCAGGAATTCTCTCAGGAACTGGAGGAAAAGCCGGACGTTATCACTGCTATACAATGCCATCATTACCTCAGCCGCGAAGGCCGGGCCAGAGCCACTGAAGTGTGTTATAATCTTCTAAAAGAAAGCGGAGTTTACATCACCTTCGAGAACATCAGGCCGCTAACAGAAGAAGGCGTGACCATAGGAAAACGATACTGGGGCAACTTTCAATCAGCGCACGGGAGGAACGAGGAAGAGATAGGGAAACATCTTGAACGTTTTGATACCGAATATTTCCCTATAACTGTTGAGGAACATTTGAAATTGTTGAGAGAAACAGGGTTCAGGACAGTGGAGTTATTCTGGTACTCTTATATGCAGGCTGGTTTTTACTGCATTAAATAATCTGTTCATTTATCATGCAGAGTTCACATGTTTTTTAGCTGAATATAAATCCACTGGCGTAAACCTTGAAATTCGATTTTCATAATTTCACTCGATTTGCGCTCATTATTTGCGCTCATTATTTGCGCTTATCGAGTTATAAACTCGGCTTCAATAAATTGAAGTCATTTCAACCATTTAAGACCTAATATTGCTGCTTTTTCAGTTCAACCGCTAAGCCTTCATATTATAAAGAGACAATTATAATTATGGGATCGCAAGAGTTTCGAACACAGGCATCAAGTCCTGCTGACGAATCTTCTATTCGTGCCCTCTATCAGCAATTGATTGATGGCTGGAATCAGGGCAGCGGCGAGGCTTTCGCAGCACCCTTTGCCGAGAACGCTGATCTCGTGGGATTTGATGGTGCGCACCTCAAAGGACGACAGGAGATCGCTTCCTTTCACCAGCAGCTTTTTGATACCTATGTCAAAGATATTCGTATGGAGGTAAGGTCAGAAGTGTGCGTTTCCTGACTCCAGATGTGGCTATTGTGCATGTAGCCAGCGGGACGGTTATGCCAGGACAGCAGGATCTCGAACCTGAAAGGAATTCTGTCCAGACACTTGTTGCCGCGAAACATAATGGGCAACGGTTCCTTGTTGCGTTTCAGAAAACACTGGCTCAGTTCATAGGTAGACCGGAAATGGGTCAGGAACTGATGGAGGAGCTCAGAAAGAAGTTGTAAGCTTATGGCCTCTTTTCAGCTTTATCCGGCTTTAGCACCTTGCAGTAAGAAGCCTTGATAATTATATGATATACGCAGGAGGACGAATCTGTGAATAAGCACCAGGTGGGAGAAGTTCTCCTGTGGCTTTTCGTCGTCTGGGTCGGCATCCAATTCGGTGCTGGTCTCTACGAAAAACAAATCGTCGTTCCGCAATGGAGCACTGTGCCGCCAGAAGTAGTAGGCGAAGCGTTATCTCACTCGGGTCAGGAAAGCTCAGCGCTTAGATTTTGGGCATTCGTATCGTCTCCTGTTTCTCTGCTCGCGCTTGCGCGAATGCAGTTATAGCGTGGTATGCAGCTGGCAGGAGCCGCAACTGGTGGCTGGCAGCCTCAATCATAATGATAATTTACAGTATCTTTACTTACACCTACTTTGTCCCCAGAATGATCTGGCTGTGGCAGGCCGAGACACTGCCCGCTCCAGAGGTCGAATTCGCAGTGTTCTGGTGGGTGCGTCTTAATTACGTGCGTATGGTAATCGGAGCGTTGGGTGGCTTGCAGCGTTAAAGACATTATCGCTGTCAGGTGAAAGCGACAGCAAGCTTTACACTTGATTCATTCAAACCTTATAATTGCCTGCAATGTGAAAAAAAGTATACCTTATTTCTTTTTTTTGGGTTTATAGTAATCCTTTCTTTTGGGTTATAGTAATTTTACATCCTTTAAATAACTCTTTATAAAAAATTTCGGATAAATATAGAATACACTCTCCCAAATTTGTCGGATTTCTCGAAGTTTTGTAACCTCCGGAATCCTGAAAAAAGAAATGGAAAAAAGAAATGGAAAAAAGAATTGGAAAAAGAATAGACTTAATACGAGGAGTCTCTCTTTTTCGTGCTTCTAGTATTTCTTGTATAATTTGTGCCATTTGTGCCGCGAGATTCGCCTCTTGAATCCCCTCTGGATTCGCCGCCTCTAGAATTGCCTCTGGAATTGCTTCGATTATCGCTTCTGGTCTCCCCTGAATCCTTTGAGCTTTTTCCTCTGGATTTCTGAGCAAGTTCCACGAAGGGTTTGCTTCCTCTTCTTTTGTTTTTGAAGATTTCGATCAGGGCTTCAGCCTGGGCAAATGGCAGAGTTACAAAGGAGAAATGCGGGAAAATTTCTGCATCCCTTACTTTGAGTTCGCTGTCCCCGAGTTCTTCCTGAATGAAATATGACAATTTGTCCGGAGTCATGCCATCGGCTTTACCCATAGCTATAAAGAGCCTGGACTTACCTTTTCTGTCGACATAGGAGCTGGGGCTGGAGATTTCAGTGTACATGCTTTCATCGAACTTGTCTTTGAAGGTGAACTTCAAGAGGGCAGCCAGAATCTTTTCTGCAGGGTATTCTTCAAGGAGCTTTTCGCTCATTTCAAGGCAGTCCCCGTACTCTTCCGTTTTTATTGTCTCTTCAAGTTCGGCTCTTACTCTCGCCCTTTTGGCTTTAATTACATCTTTTATTTCAGGAATGCGGCCTTTCTTCATTTCGGACTTTGAGGTCTTTTTAATATAAGTGAGCCTTCTGAATTCGGTGGATGTGACAAAGGTAATAGCAGTTCCCTGTTTACCTGCCCTTCCTGTCCTCCCTATCCTGTGCACATAGGACTCAGGGTCCTGAGGCAGGGAATAGTTAATAACATGGGTCAGGTCCATAATGTCGATGCCTCTTGCTGCGACATCGGTCGCTGCGAGAATGTTTATCTTCTGCTTCCTGAACTTGTTAAGGATTTTTTCGCGTTCCTGCTGGGAGAGGTCTCCATGCAGGGCATCGGCTAAATAACCCCTGTCGCTCAGTTTCTGGGCAAGCTGGCTGGTGTCGGTCTTTGTCCGGCAGAATACGAGCCCGTAGAATTCGTCCTCAATATCGATAATCCTGCAGAGGGCTTCGAATTTGTCATTTTCCTTAACCTCAAAATAGATCTGTTCGGTCAGGGTTTCTGTAAGTTCCTCTTTCTCAATCGTAATATGCTCGTAGTTCTGCATATGCTTCTTGACAATTCCAAGAATCGGCTTTGGCATTGTGGCTGAGAAGAAAAGCATCCTTTTATCAGGACCTGTTGCCTTTAAGATCTCCTTTATATCATCAATAAAGCCCATGTTCAGCATTTCGTCGGCTTCGTCAAGCACGAAATACGAAATATTTTCGAGATTGAGGCTCTTTCTTTCGAGATGGTCTATGATCCTTCCCGGAGTCCCAACTACAATATCCACGCCGGTTTTCAGCAAGCGAAGCTGCTGGGTCATGGACTGCCCGCCGTATATAGGGGCAATGTGAAGCTTTTTGTCTCCTTTTATGGAGTTAAGCTCTTCTGAAACCTGAATTGCAAGTTCCCTTGTAGGAGTCAGGATTATTGCCTGAACGTGTCCTGATTTCTCAGGAATTTTCTCTATAATGGGGGCTCCGAAGGCGGTTGTTTTTCCTGTTCCTGTCTGAGCCTGCCCTATAATGTCTGATTCTCCTTTCAAAAAAAGCGGAATGACCTTTTCCTGAATCGGGGTTGGTTCTTCGAACCCTTTCTTTTTGAGGGCTTTCAATGTACTGTCCGAGAGCCCAAGTGCCTTAAATTTTGCTAATTTTTCCATGTACTCACTCTAGAATTTACAATTATTTTCTACAGGCTCTGCAGATTGCAGACCTGCTGTTTGCATACTATCTGCCGCAGTCCGACGTTTCCTTTAAGGAAAAGCCCATTTATCAACATCGGTTACACGCTACCAGCTAAAACAGGTAAACACACCGCATAAATGGTTAATCTCCCCGGCACTGCGAAAAGTTGCCTAAAACCAGGGAAATTCAGGATTAGTATGAATAAACTTATACAGCAAAAAATGGCTTTCTTGGATAAGTTCCGGACACTTTTTTGAATTCTTCCCCGTGATACAGGCAAATGAGTAATTAGACCGTGATCTTTTACTCCAGTAGATACACACTACACCCCTTTCCTGTATATAATCCTTTGCTATCTTTCGGGCAGAACTGGCCCGGAAAAGGCTGTAAAAGCCGGGAAATCTATAATCGAAAACCTGTTAATCCAGAAAAATATACATAATTTTCTTTAAATTTATATTTTATATGTATTACTTTTCATGTCAGGGCGTGCTCAGTACCAGCCCTTGAGGTGAAGCTCGTCTGTTAGCATTTCCTTTAAAAGGTTCAATCTGTCTATGGAATTCCGGATCTGCTCAGGCTTGTCCAGCAGTTCTTCGCATCCGGTCTCTTCCTGAATGGTTGTAACTCTCAGGAGTTCGGCAAAATTTACGCATTCATCAAGGAAGCTATTAAACAGCCTGCGGGCCTGTGCAAAATAATCCGAAGTTCTGAAATCCGGTTGAAGGGTTTTTTCATATTCTGCCCTCTGCTTCATCTCGGCAGCCAGGACACGGGTCTCAACATAGTCACCGATATTCAGAAGATTTCCCAGATTCTGCAGGGTTGTCCCGATGTGCTGGATAAAATACGCAACCTCAAAAGCCCACTGTTTGTCATAGTTCGTTCCTGAGCCGTAGTTAAAAGAAGAGGAGTTCATCTGCAAGGGTCATCTCCTGCACTTCTATTTATTCTATTATTACTTCTTCTATGCTATTTCATACTTCCTTTTTACTTCTCTTTAATTTTCCGAAACGATAATTGTGTTATAGCTGGATACTGGACGTTTACCGAGCAGCCTCCTCACCACTTTTCCTCTTTTTTCCCTGCTCTCTCTTCCCGGCCCTGTTCATAATTCGAGTAGCCTTTCGGCTCTTTCAATGATTTGTACGGTTATACTTTAATACTGGTACGCGAACTTTTTCTTTGAATAAGGGGTCAGAACAAAATGGAAACACAATACACTGTCAGGAAAGGCAAACCATTGGATTTGCATAAGATTGTAACCCTTTACAGAACTGTTGCAGCCCGTTCGGGAGGAATTGCACGGGAAGCCGATGAGGTTACGGAAACCTATGTTATGAACTTCATCGAGAAAAGCCTTCAATCAGGTATCATTCTGACAATCGAGGACCCTGAGAATCCTGAAGTTCTCATCGCAGAGGTCCACACTTATAAGCCTGAAATAAAAGTTTTTGCTCATGTCTTCAGTGACCTGACAATTGCAGTTCATCCTGACTATCAGGGAAAAGGGATAGGCAAACTTCTCTTCAGAACCCTCCTGCAGGAAACGGAATCAAAGTATCCCGAGATTATGCGAGTCGAACTTATTGCAAGAGAAAGCAATAAAAGGGCTATCGAATTTTATAAAAAACTAGGCTTTAACATTGAAGGAAGGCTCGAAAACCGGATCTGTGACAAAACCGGAAAGTTGGAGGCTGATATCCCTATGGGCTGGACTCGTCCTTTATGCAGGCTGCAGGTTTAAATCTCTCGAAAATACAAGATAAATTCCTTTAATATTTTTTAACTCTCATACCTTGCTTTATATTTCTTTATGTCAACTATTCTTGATATTCGTCCACTGTTTTTTAAAGCTGGTTTCCAATATGTGTTAAGCAGGATTGAGAGTAGCTTAAGAATCTATCTAGCTAAGGAGACAGATAATGGAAAATAAAAAGAATACTCTGCCGGAGGAAGAAAACTTGGAAAAGGATAAACCGGAAGATGAAGAGGACCTTCTGTATACGCATAAGCCAGAGTCACGTGGCAATGAAATGCGGTGGAACGCCAGTTTATGCAGAAAACCCGGGCGATGATACTGATCGATGCCTGAAATATATTATCATTTTGAACGCATTATTTCGTTTTTCACTTTAATCAGGAGGAGTTTAAGTGTCATTTTTAGATGAAATGTTACCTGAAACTGCGGAAGCTTTCGGACAGATGAGGAACTCTATTTTCAAAGACGGTTTTCTTGATGTCAAAACAAAAGAATTGATCGCCATTGCTTCTTCGGTCCTTATGCGTTGTCAGTACTGTGTCGATGTGCATTCCCGGAGGGCAGTTGCTGCAGGAGCTGCAAAGGAAGAAATTGCCGAAGCAATTGCAGTTGCCACATTCATTGCTGCCGGGTCGCAGATAGGATGGACGAATGCTTATGGTGAAAGCATATACGACAAAATTTTTGAAAAGGATAAAGATGAAGAGGATTCCTGCTGTTGCTGTGAAGAGTAAAAATAAGAAAGTGAAATCTGTCGAATAAATGGCAGCAAGGATGAAAGAACACAAAATTAAGTGTTCTTTTTGTTTCTCTCTAAGAATACCCAGATTATATGATTGAGATATTTAATCTACCCGAATTGAAAAAAAGTTTTTAGAATCAGGGAGAGTATATATCTGACTGTAACCTGTTTAAACCCTGTAAGGCAGTGAAAAGATAGCTTGAAACCTTCTTTTTCTATTATGGCCAATTTCAAT
The genomic region above belongs to Methanosarcina horonobensis HB-1 = JCM 15518 and contains:
- a CDS encoding GNAT family N-acetyltransferase, whose amino-acid sequence is METQYTVRKGKPLDLHKIVTLYRTVAARSGGIAREADEVTETYVMNFIEKSLQSGIILTIEDPENPEVLIAEVHTYKPEIKVFAHVFSDLTIAVHPDYQGKGIGKLLFRTLLQETESKYPEIMRVELIARESNKRAIEFYKKLGFNIEGRLENRICDKTGKLEADIPMGWTRPLCRLQV
- a CDS encoding DEAD/DEAH box helicase; protein product: MEKLAKFKALGLSDSTLKALKKKGFEEPTPIQEKVIPLFLKGESDIIGQAQTGTGKTTAFGAPIIEKIPEKSGHVQAIILTPTRELAIQVSEELNSIKGDKKLHIAPIYGGQSMTQQLRLLKTGVDIVVGTPGRIIDHLERKSLNLENISYFVLDEADEMLNMGFIDDIKEILKATGPDKRMLFFSATMPKPILGIVKKHMQNYEHITIEKEELTETLTEQIYFEVKENDKFEALCRIIDIEDEFYGLVFCRTKTDTSQLAQKLSDRGYLADALHGDLSQQEREKILNKFRKQKINILAATDVAARGIDIMDLTHVINYSLPQDPESYVHRIGRTGRAGKQGTAITFVTSTEFRRLTYIKKTSKSEMKKGRIPEIKDVIKAKRARVRAELEETIKTEEYGDCLEMSEKLLEEYPAEKILAALLKFTFKDKFDESMYTEISSPSSYVDRKGKSRLFIAMGKADGMTPDKLSYFIQEELGDSELKVRDAEIFPHFSFVTLPFAQAEALIEIFKNKRRGSKPFVELAQKSRGKSSKDSGETRSDNRSNSRGNSRGGESRGDSRGESRGTNGTNYTRNTRSTKKRDSSY
- a CDS encoding carboxymuconolactone decarboxylase family protein; protein product: MSFLDEMLPETAEAFGQMRNSIFKDGFLDVKTKELIAIASSVLMRCQYCVDVHSRRAVAAGAAKEEIAEAIAVATFIAAGSQIGWTNAYGESIYDKIFEKDKDEEDSCCCCEE
- a CDS encoding class I SAM-dependent methyltransferase produces the protein MKPEKPAQNATPHLPEDYDAQISRVLPYYSSFHQETIKLVKSLPSSPNVWMDTGCGTGSLVNKAIEEFLDTKFFLLDPSKGMLDQAKGKLLFYPAGKVEFLKASSTQEFSQELEEKPDVITAIQCHHYLSREGRARATEVCYNLLKESGVYITFENIRPLTEEGVTIGKRYWGNFQSAHGRNEEEIGKHLERFDTEYFPITVEEHLKLLRETGFRTVELFWYSYMQAGFYCIK